In Trifolium pratense cultivar HEN17-A07 linkage group LG7, ARS_RC_1.1, whole genome shotgun sequence, a genomic segment contains:
- the LOC123895884 gene encoding uncharacterized protein LOC123895884: MAFIVWNEWFTVHQLQRHNVVPVEDPRPVRWEKPAAGWIKCNVDDAFVVGSCVTSMGLCFRDTNGHFVADLTQWKQSFYSIVEGEALTLLHAMRETIHRGFERVQLESDSKLLVDAIHSRRRGNSEFSLIVNDIILLMSYSSVNFETNYAH; encoded by the exons ATGGCGTTCATCGTCTGGAATGAGTGGTTTACTGTCCACCAACTGCAGCGTCATAACGTTGTTCCTGTTGAGGATCCTAGGCCGGTTCGGTGGGAGAAACCAGCAGCGGGATGGATAAAGTGTAATGTTGATGATGCGTTTGTAGTTGGGTCCTGTGTTACTTCTATGGGTCTTTGCTTTCGTGATACCAATGGGCATTTTGTGGCTGACTTGACTCAATGGAAGCAGTCTTTTTACTCTATAGTTGAAGGCGAAGCATTGACACTATTACATGCTATGAGAGAGACTATCCATCGTGGATTTGAGCGAGTCCAACttgaaagtgactcaaagttATTGGTTGACGCCATTCATTCGAGAAGACGGGGCaattcggaatttagtttaattgttaacgacattattcttcttatgtcatATTCTTctgtaaactttgag ACAAATTATGCACATTGA
- the LOC123897103 gene encoding putative F-box/LRR-repeat protein At5g54820, producing MKDQQRKKQRVVERNNQDYISKLPYSLLCNILSSLKINEAVKTSVLSSNWRYIFTNPTNLIFDAQNMLVKDYPFPNICHLSKVLMFNIKMKRASTFVSNVNKYLSNVKNVQKIDKLKVCFTFRNKGYGCNDLEEWIRFAVERNVEEIDLCLLEDNHLSAPNPNDGSFYVFPCDTFDFNSTLKCLRLAHCVLAPLNSCNYGFSTLATLELFKVDLKSEEHIRILLSSCDNLESLSFSECYNMDYLKLEHSFCKKLKYLKVNLCRQLKGIMLKSNILETLEYVGSKVAFFFDAPNLKSFFGYVSENWLVCKLSTDLPQLENLLLECCCMGDVMTKRFPTFENLRHLEIIKVGIFRQDLSWIPVALNACPTITKLKLHLRTYFNIDEELTAYWPPRCLHKHLKEITITGIRGHSSEIAIAIYLLRNAISLEKMIVDPHPRIYLGNGKCVHSEVCENWSRIEKHKVEFFLKKEVGSLVELLIL from the exons ATGAAGGATCAACAAAGGAAGAAACAAAGGGTAGTGGAAAGAAATAATCAAGATTATATTAGTAAACTACCCTATAGTTTATTGTGCAATATTTTATCATCTCTTAAGATCAATGAAGCTGTCAAAACTAGTGTTCTATCTTCCAATTGGAGATATATTTTTACCAATCCAACCAACCTTATTTTTGATGCACAAAACATGCTAGTGAAAGATTACCCATTTCCCAATATATGTCACCTAAGCAAAGTTTTAATGTTTAATATCAAAATGAAGAGAGCTTCTACTTTTGTAAGTAATGTGAACAAGTATTTGTCAAATGTTAAAAATGTCCAAAAAATTGACAAGTTAAAAGTTTGTTTCACTTTTCGCAATAAAGGGTATGGTTGCAACGATCTCGAAGAGTGGATCCGGTTTGCGGTTGAACGAAATGTAGAAGAGATTGATCTTTGTTTGTTGGAAGATAATCATCTTAGTGCTCCTAATCCTAATGATGGTTCCTTCTATGTTTTCCCTTGCGATACTTTTGACTTCAATTCAACTTTGAAGTGTTTGCGCTTGGCGCATTGTGTACTTGCTCCACTAAATTCATGTAACTATGGTTTTAGCACGCTCGCAACATTGGAACTTTTCAAAGTTGATTTGAAATCTGAGGAGCATATCCGGATTTTGTTGTCTAGCTGCGACAACCTTGAGTCTTTGAGCTTTTCCGAATGTTATAATATGGATTACTTGAAACTTGAGCACTCTTTTTGCAAGAAGTTGAAGTATTTGAAAGTGAACCTTTGTCGCCAATTGAAGGGAATTATGCTGAAAAGCAACATTTTGGAGACCTTGGAATATGTTGGAAGCAAAGTTGCATTCTTTTTTGATGCCCCAAACCTTAAAAGTTTCTTTGGTTATGTGAGCGAAAATTGGCTAGTTTGCAAACTTTCTACCGATCTTCCTCAGCTCGAAAATTTGCTCCTTGAATGCTGCTGCATG GGTGATGTTATGACAAAAAGATTTCCCACATTTGAAAATTTGAGGCATCTAGAAATTATAAAAGTGGGCATATTTAGACAGGATCTCTCATGGATACCAGTTGCTCTCAATGCTTGTCCCACTATCACAAAACTTAAGCTTCAT CTTAGGACATATTTTAACATTGATGAAGAGTTAACTGCGTATTGGCCTCCTAGATGCTTACATAAACATTTGAAGGAAATAACAATAACTGGAATTAGAGGTCACTCAAGTGAAATTGCAATTGCAATTTATCTTCTAAGGAATGCAATTTCACTTGAGAAGATGATAGTTGACCCGCATCCAAGAATTTACCTTGGGAATGGTAAATGTGTTCATTCAGAAGTGTGTGAGAATTGGAGCAGAATTGAGAAGCACAAAGTTGAATTTTTTCTGAAGAAAGAAGTTGGTTCATTAGTAGAATTGTTAATCTTGTAA